In the Gymnogyps californianus isolate 813 chromosome 3, ASM1813914v2, whole genome shotgun sequence genome, one interval contains:
- the LCA5 gene encoding lebercilin: MGERVRSPDSEHDRKSDGDKNSDSYYSDEDNASHSSGQSPTLSYPSTSQEKRDHKTQTSNSLVHYQATKKLGSKYAPSKRGTRWGFRSQSLTRDSPAKDIDLVTKRVLSARLLKINELRNELTELHIKLDELQKENRALKRLQHRQEKALNKFEDTENEISQLLARHNNEIRILRERLRKSQERERATERRLKDSEDELYRTKTVLQKLKKLSADKHLAERDDLAKKLAYAESRLEDSEKRIKDLEKNLELSGSSFQRELHSKKKKMYEAQEENRVLQEELHQLNQKLKEKERELEAKNIYANRMLKLSPRKDMDIMQRKRANNQNIKKGAQLTKGVQTSGYFSPVEFLPESELVCGDTVNKKQGILPKIEKESQDKGWKEQADLLRQDQDREKEEKLKHFQEIQALEERVQKVHDEWEREEYDKMKKESSFSLDKEEKTKMETEIHKPEVERESTEMLEERRKREFLLAKMQEIDRETQNVTNMKAASQAPLINTARKSDSLEKKEKTNQFFEIPGKVTNGFPVDDSQDDATGAQGQKQRNLRTVDLSSELTFGSYVPSFGKGSGRPSWLTQSDNLEENVKENADFNSKKEKKSNLMEQLFGSNAGTILLSKINDTTPFDIDWDPSNTLRVDKNSKVKVKEDNELFGEGRHLNRHRLQHTTSKPGVKTLGSLEDEIEEVILQ, translated from the exons atgggagaaagaGTAAGGAGCCCAGATTCTGAACACGACAGGAAATCAGATGGGGATAAAAATAGTGACTCCTATTATTCAGATGAAGATAATGCATCTCATTCATCTGGCCAGTCACCAACATTAAGCTATCCGTCTACAAGCCAAGAAAAAAGAGATCACAAAACACAAACTTCAAACAGCCTTGTGCACTACCAAG ccacAAAGAAATTGGGTTCCAAATACGCACCAAGCAAAAGAGGGACACGGTGGGGTTTCCGTTCTCAGAGCCTCACTAGGGATTCTCCTGCAAAAGATATAGATCTTGTTACAAAAAGAGTTCTTTCTGCTAGGCTGCTGAAAATCAATGAGCTCCGAAATGAACTGACTGAACTCCACATCAAACTAGatgagctgcagaaggaaaacagggcACTGAAGAGGCTtcagcacaggcaggagaaagCCTTGAATAAGTTTGAAGATACGGAAAATGAAATCTCTCAGCTCCTTGCTCGGCACAACAATGAGATTAGAATATTAAGGGAGCGCCTACGAAAATCTCAAGAGAGAGAACGTGCAACTGAGAGACGGCTGAAAGATTCGGAAGATGAACTGTACAGAACAAAAACTGTcttgcagaaactgaaaaagctgTCTGCAGATAAGCACCTTGCCGAAAGAGATGACCTGGCAAAGAAACTGGCCTATGCAGAGAGCAGGCTAGAGGAcagtgaaaaaagaattaag gatctggaaaaaaatcttgaattaaGTGGTAGCAGTTTTCAACGAGAGttacattcaaagaaaaaaaagatgtatgaggctcaagaagaaaacagagttctCCAAGAAGAGCTTCATCAACTAAATCAGAAGCTGAAG gaaaaagaaagagaacttgaagcaaaaaatatatatgctaaTCGTATGTTGAAGCTGTCACCAAGAAAAGACATGGAtattatgcaaagaaaaagag CCAAcaaccaaaatattaaaaaaggagcACAGCTCACAAAAGGTGTACAGACCAGTGGATACTTCTCACCAGTAGAATTTCTTCCAGAATCAGAACTTGTCTGTGGTGACACAGTAAACAAGAAACAAGGAATTCTTCCTAAAATA gaaaaagaaagtcaagACAAAGGATGGAAAGAGCAAGCAGACCTCCTAAGACAAGACCAagacagggaaaaggaagagaaactgaaacattttcaggaaatacaGGCTTTAGAGGAGAGGGTTCAAAAAGTTCATGATG agtgggaaagggaagaatatgacaaaatgaaaaaagaaagcagcttttccttggataaagaagagaaaacaaagatggaGACAGAAATCCACAAACCTGAAGTAGAGagagaaagcactgaaatgctGGAAGAGCGGCGAAAAAGAGAGTTCCTGCTTGctaaaatgcaagaaattgaTAGAGAAACTCAAAATGTAACAAACATGAAAGCTGCTTCCCAAGCACCACTCataaatacagcaagaaaaTCTGATTccctggagaaaaaagaaaaaactaatcAATTCTTTGAGATTCCTGGGAAGGTTACTAATGGATTTCCTGTAGATGACAGCCAGGATGATGCCACAGGAGCACAAGGGCAGAAGCAACGAAATCTGAGGACTGTAGATTTAAGTAGTGAGTTAACATTTGGTAGTTATGTACCTTCCTTTGGGAAAGGATCAGGGAGACCGAGTTGGCTTACTCAAAGTGACAacttagaagaaaatgttaaggaaaatgcagatttcaacagtaagaaagaaaagaagtccaATTTAATGGAACAACTCTTTGGAAGCAATGCAGGTACCATCCTTCTTTCTAAAATTAATGATACAACACCTTTTGACATAGACTGGGACCCTAGTAATACTCTTCGTGTTGATAAAAACAGTAAAGTCAAAGTAAAAGAAGACAATGAGCTTTTTGGTGAAGGAAGACACCTGAACAGACACCGTTTGCAACACACTACAAGCAAGCCAGGAGTTAAGACCCTTGGTTCTTTAGAAGATGAAATCGAAGAAGTAATCTTACAATga